Part of the Methylomonas rapida genome is shown below.
CGGCTGGCCGGGATTAGGGCGAGCTCCAACGAATCTTATACCCCTATATTACCTTGGCAGGTCGGGTTACGGTCTGGTCGTAACCCGACGATGGGCCTAAATCCAGTCTGATTCCGAACCGCCATCATCAAAGAAACCTTCACTGTCGTCGCTGGCGAGAAAAGGGTTGTAGTCGGCATGCTGGACGGCTTGGTCGGCGTCACCGTAATAATTGTTGATGACGGTTTGCTCGGCGGGCTGTGGTTCGGCGGCATGTTGCTCACCACCCGTTTGCGCCTGCGATGGCGAAGGCGAGTGATGGTTGCCTAACAGGTTGTTTATGCCTTGAAACAGAAACGAACCCGCAACGACACCGGCGGCCGTGGTCGCGACATTGCCGAGAAAACTGGAACCCATGCCGGACGCCTGATTTTGCGGGGCGGCTTGCGCAAGATTCATATTGCCCGGCACGGCTCGGGGCGGCATTTGATAGTTGGAGGCGCCGGGTACGCGATTGTCTGCCGCTGAAGCGGTCGCCCAGGGGTTGTCGTTCAGGAAGCCAGTGGCCGATGTTGCGGTTTGCTGCTGTTTTAACTGGTCTTGTAGCTCTGATATCCGAGATTGAGCCGCGAGGAGCGCCCGATCTTGCAACAGGCAGCGTTGCACCAACAGATAAGCGGCATCGGGTTGACGCGTGATGGCATCGCGGATCAAGGCTTCGGCTTCTGAATCCTTTGCCGTCAGTTTGACGTCGGTCAATTGTTGCAAAAATTGGTTGAGTTGATCTCGTTCCTGTGGGTTCATGCTGTCATCTCTCTAGGCGAAAAAAAGCATCATCGATGATCAGTCGGTTAATTGCTGTTTTGACTGAATCGCGCCGTGTCCATTCAAGAACACTTTCCAGTTTTTTCCATCGGCCGTCAGGTAAATTTCATATTCTTCGCCAGTACCATTGGGATTTGCGATCAATTCGGCTTTTTGGATGCTGTATCCCGGAAATTCTTTTTTTAGGGTGGCTATGACCGGCGGAAAAATATCGTTGTGATTTTCCACCGTCACTTCGTTGGTGAATAAATGGTCTTTGTCATTGAACAATTCCATTACTTCCTGGCCGCTTTCATCCTTGAAGCGGACTTCCAACAATTTTTGGCCGAAGTGCGTTTCATAGCTTGCTTGCAAGCCTTGCGCCTGCGGATGGCGTTTCAAGATATTGCTGCTGACTTTTTCGGGGATGTTTGCCGTTGCGGATGGTTCAGCGTGCGTTGTGAACGCGACGGTCAAGGCTATGACACCCAGCGTTGATGCTAAGAATTTCTGCATGGTTTCCTCTTTGTTAGTCATTGAAATTGCCGATCTGATCTAAAGCCTTTTGGCTGTTATCGGAAAAATTTTGTGCGCCCTTGCTTAAAGGCAAATTAAAAATTATGCCATGAGCGGGCCTGTCAAGGGCAATCGATATTTTTCTCCCCCGAGCGAGGGCCCGGAAGCCGTCGGGGTTCTATATCTAAAGTTTAGAAAAATATACCCGGCGATAAATAGTCGGGAGTGTTCCGGCGCTGGATAATTTACTCATATACCGAGTTCAGTCCTTTACGCCTTTGCGTGTCAGGTTTTGCAAGAGCAACGATCCGCAAGTATAAGCAGTAAACCCGAGCTGAATGACTACTTCGGGCTATAGGTAAAATTTTCGCGTTGGAGGTGCTCATGTTTAAGAAAAAATTGCTCGTGTTAACGTTGATTACACTGGGTTTATCGATGATCACTACCGCGGTTGTCGCCAAGACAAACGGCAACAGTAACAGCGGTGGCTTCAACAACGGCAGCGGCAATAACGGCAACAATGGTGGTGCCAACAACGGCAGCGGCAATAACGGCAACAATGGTGGAACCAACAACGGCAGCGGCAATAACGGCAACAATGGTGGTACCAACAACGGCAGTGGCAATAACGGCAACAATGGCGGTACCGACAACAGTGGTGTCGATGAATTAGATCTGGGTAATCAAGCTTTGAATGATGTCACTGATGCTGCTGTCGTTCCGCAAACTGAGTCGTTACCATCCGGCATCGTCGTGGAGGATCAACGTCCAGCCGGCAGCGTTCCTGAACCCGGTACATTTCTGCTGTTGGGGCTAGGCGGGCTTGCGATGAGATTGCGGGGCCGAAGAACGAATCAATAGTTTGTCCAACCGGATCAAGTCAGGGTATCGCAACCTTAACCTGCTGGTGGGTCTACATGTATTGAATGGAGCACATTCATGTATATGATTGTTAAAAATTTGCCGAAATCGATCAATATCGATGAGTTGGCGGATGGGCTGCAGTCACTTTTGAAAGGCGGTCTGTTCCACAAAAAAGGCCAGATCAAGGCGATCAAGATGATTGCGCTGGTCAATAAGGAAAGACGTATCATCGAAAGGCATGCCTTGGTGCGTCTTTGCTCCGAATCTGCAAGGCTAAGATTGATCAAGGCTTTCAATGGATCGGAGTATAAAAAACACTTGCAAATTGGGGATGATTCCAGCAATTGTCCCAAAGAATTAACGGCCTCTAATTTTGTTGTCAGAAGCTGGCGTAACGATCGCCGGCAGTCGTCAGAGGTCGAGTCACGTAAAAGAAATCACAGACAGCAGGAAAGGCGGCGGCCCGATTTGTCAGTCTATCCTTTGCTGGAAAAAACCTTTTGAGCGGAATGCAGTGCTCGACGGGAACTTAGACATGGAGGATTTCGAATCGATTCCCTTCAAAATCTCTCTGGAGGGGGTTTCGCGGGAAAGGCCATTTCGACAAGTTTTTTAGCCCAATCCTTTTTCGCGGGCATAAAGACATAATTCCAGCCGGCTTTTAATCCCCAGCTTTTCGTACACATTGTGCAGGTGAACCTTGACGGTGCCTTCGCTGATGAAGCAGTGATCGGCGATTTGTTTGTTGCTGTAGCCGTTTGCAACGAGTTCGACCAGATTCATTTCCCGTGCGGTCAAGATCTGTTTGAGTTGCCGTTGATCCGCTTCTTGCTTTTGCCATCGCGCCAAAGCGGCTAGCACATTATCTGCATCCAGCCATTTGCCGCCGGCGTGCACCTTGCGCACGCATTTTAGCAATGTCTCCGGCGCGGCTTCTTTCAGAACCACGCCCTGCGCGCCTAGCTGAATGGCCTTGGAGATTTCGTTTTCGTCTACACCAGCAGTCAAAACGATTACCTTGATTGGAGTCTCCAATTTCCGTAGGGCTTGCAGGACACTGATGCCGTCCAGTTTGGGCATGCGCAGATCCAGCAGCAATATCTCGGGCTGAGTTTCTGTGACGCTTTGCAAGGCCGCTTCTCCGTCAGTGCAACAGGCCAGCACCTCAATGTCCGGTTCGTTGGCAAACAATTGCATCAGGCCATTGAGTACCAGAGGGTGATCATCTGCCAATACTAATTGGATGGGCATCAGGTTTGCTCCGTGGCAGCGTTGAAATTCGGCAAGGGAGCCGACAAGACCGAGGTTGTCGGCAGGCTGATAAGCAATTTGACATAACCTCTATGCGACTGGATCGTCAAGGTTCCTCCCAGGGCGCGTGTTCTGTCCATGAGGCTTTTAGGGCCAAGGCCAGTGGCGCTTAATTTGGCTAGATCATAACAGCCGGTAAAGGGGAAACCTATGCCATTGTCGTTGATTTCGATGTTGATCGAGGCTCGTGAGATGTTCAATTGGACCCGCGCTTGCGTGGCATCGGCATGGCGCGCGCTATTGATCAAGGCTTCGCGTATCAAATGATAAAAGTCTTCCAGGCAGTTGAGTCGGATCGGCAGCAGTCTTGGCTCGATTGCAATGCTCACCTGCAAATTCCATTGTTGTTCTATGATGTGGGCGATTTCTTGCAGGCGCCGATCAAGATCGGCAAAAGTGTTCGGATAACCGGTGTCGCTAGGTTTTAGCTGTTGGATAAATTGGCGTAGATGGCGTTGTTCTGCCTGAATCAACAGTCCCAGGTTTTCTAGCGCGTCCTGCGCGGCTGGCGGGTCCTTTCCCGCGAGGTGCTCGATATTTTTGACTTGCAGCGCAATGCCCGTTAGCGTTTGCAATACGCCATCGTGCAGGTCGCGGGCCATCTTGATGCGTTCCTCGATGGCAGTGGTTTTCTGTTGCAGCAAATGCAAGTAAAACTGATCTATTCGGGTCGCAATTTGTTGAGCCGCCAGAATGCCTAAACTCAGGTCGTCCAGGTTTAATGCGGGTTTATCGAGTAACAGCAGATAACCCCGAAAGGTTTGGCCTTTCAGGGATAGGCCAATCACCGCTTGAATAGCATGTTTTGCTATCAATAAGGGATCGATGCCGGGGCCGGCTCGATACGCCAGGCCCGACGGTGACATGCAAAGCATCCGGCTGTTTGGAGCGCCAATGTTTTTGCTGAGAAAATGGCAGTCGGCCAAGGTTGGGGCGATACAGGCCTGATAGGCGGACGGTTCGAGCTTTTGCCAATAAAGGTGATCGGATTCCCATAAGGCCAAATAGTTGTGCGGCTCTTCAAACTCTTCCCATAGCATCAGGATGCGGGGTGTTTCCAATAGGTCGACGGCATAGGCCAGGATTTCGCGAACGAATACATGCAAATCTGTATCGGATGGCAACTGCAGAGGCCATTGGCTGAGCTTGTTGAGTTCTTGCCGCAGTTGGTGTTCGTAGGTAGTGAGATTGATCAGTAGTAACGCCACGATGGTCAGGTGAACGTTGCGGATAATGAAGCGGTTGAGTTCAAATCCGCCGTCGGCGTGGTGCATTTCAAATTCCAAAAAGCTACCGGAAGCCAACAGAAGGCATAGAAAAGCCAGCGCCGACCATAAAATGCCGATTTTTTGCCAGCGCAATGCCGCGGCCAATAAGGCAAAAATGAAATAACTGAAAAACGGGCTGGTCGAACCTTGCGTGATTGTGACCAACAGCGAATAAAGACAGACGTCGATGATGTGGCTGAAAAGCCCTATCTGCCTGATCTTTAGCGGCAACCATAACAAGACAGGGAGCAGGCAGGCGGCATAAATAAAATAAACCTGGAGAATGCGGAAGGTAGCAGAAGCCGTGGCCTCCGGTTCCAGGGGGTCTAACCATATCGCCAGCAATGAAAACGCCGCCAGCACTATTCTGCTGAGGATGATGATGCGCTCGGTGCGAGTCAGCGGCGATAGAGTCTGCATGGAAGGACGGCTCGGTGCGGGGAAAGCATTATAGGGTCAGGTAAAATCCATCGCCAAGCTCTATATATCGTCCAAGACGGAATGCTGGTGAGGGCTTTATGCTTTGGTCGGGCAGGGGATCATTCAGGAAAGTGGAAACCGGTTCAAATTTGTTCTTCACTTGATGTCGAAATGAGCGTTATTATTTGTTGAAAATCTTAGTAAGTCGTTTGTTCACGATTTGAGCAGCGGCGTCGTAATCCAGCCATGTTGAATCCATAGATAACCGAACGATGAATCGAATCCTTATCAAGTTAGTCCTGTTACCTTTTGTGTTGCTGCTACTCAATGCTTGTAGCAGTACCGCGCCGGTAGCCAAGCGCGACAAAGCCACTCAATATAGGGCCATCGCACCTAAACAAGCGCCCGATTTGAATAGGCGCTACTCAACGCTGACCTATTCCGGAATATTTCCGAAGCCAGGGGCCTTGGAGCCTGCCGTGGAGTTTTGGCGTAAAACCTATGCGGTTTGGCAGCGTTCCGAAGTGGCTTATCACGACGATCGCTACATGGATGTGATTTACGAGGTCGCGACCTTACCGGGTTACGTGGCGGAGGGGTTGACGAGCGAACAAAAGCAAGTCATGAATGAACGGCGCGATTTTTGGAAGGCCCGCTTAGCCGGTCTGGAAAGCAAACTCCGCTTCAATGCGCCGTTGGATGCGCAGGACAAGCAATTGATTGCCAAACTGGAGAGCAGCGGCCGGCCTTTGACGGCCATCCTGCCCGGTGCCAGCGATCGGGTGCGCGCGCAGCGCGGCACCAAGGAGCGCTTCAAACGCGGCTTGGAAATCAGCGGTCGTTATAACTTGCAGTTTAGAAAAATCTTCCGCGATGCCGGTTTGCCGGAAGAGTTGGCGTATTTGCCACACGTGGAATCCTCGTTCCAGCCGGCAGCACGCTCATCGGCGGGCGCGGTCGGCATGTGGCAATTCACCAAGGCCGCGGCCCAAACCTTCATGCCGGGCAACGATGCGGTCGATAGACGCTTGGACCCTTTTGCGTCGGCCAATGGCGCCGCCCGCTATTTGAGTTATGCCTATGGCAAGCTTGGAGACTGGCCATCCGCACTGACTTCCTATAATCACGGCATCGGCGGCATGAAACGGGCACAAAACAGGGTAGGGCGCGATTTTGTCCGCATCGTCGAAGAATATGACGGACCGGCCTTTGGCTTTGCCTCGCGCAACTACTATGCCCAGTTCCTGGCGGCGCGCGAGATCGCGGTGAACCCAGATCCGTTCTTCCCGGAAGGCATAAGCTACGAATTGCCGGTTTCTCCGGATCAATACCTGGCGGCGGATTAGCTCGACTGGCCGCGTTTCAACTGTCAGTGATCTTGGGGCGGCAAGTGCTGTTTCAAGATCTCAGGCCATATGTCAAGCCAGCAGCAGGCATGATCGTATTCGGCATATGGCAGGTATAAGGCGCTATGTTGACTGGCGCTGAAGGATTCGATGATCCTGGCGGGCACGTTGCGGTCCTTCAAGCCCGCCATGTGTATTTGCCTAACCTGTTCCGGAATGTGGGCATCGAGCATCGGATTCAGCGAACCGGTCGGTTCCAGATAACGGTGATGCTGACTCCAGGCCCTGACATCCAGATTGCCGGCAATCGTGATGACGGTGGCAACGCGTTCGAGCCGGGGCGCGAGTAAAGTCGCCAGCGCGCCGCCGCCACTAAAACCGATCAGACTCAGGCGCTTTATCTTTCTAGCCGACACCCAGCGTTCAAGAGCTGCTTGCATGCTGGTCACCACCTCGCTGGAATAGCGATGCGAGGTCCACAGCGACTCGTTGCATGCGTTGGAACGGCTCAGCCCGTAATAACACGGCCTCCCCAATAAAATCGCCGGCGCCCGGTCTATTTTCATCATCTCTAAAATTAACGGATTTCTGGGGGTTGGGTCATCCGCGATGCGCGTACCCGATTGCCAAGGCGTGCCGTCGCCATCCAGATACACGTGTAATTCAGCGATGTGGTTGGCGTCACGGGCTTGCGGGTTGAGAAAAAAACGATGCCGGTACGGCATGCCATCCAGTTCCTGGCTGGTAAAACCTAATTCCGTAGCCGTAAGGTTAAATTTTTCCGCGGGTGTGGCGCAGCCTTGAAGTGCAGACAGGATGGATAAAAGGCTTAGCAGCATCAACGCAGAGGGTGAAAAAAAATGACTCATTTTCGGAAGCTTATTCAATAACCACCTGCACAATACACATTCTGTTCGGAATAGCCGTAACCTGCACCGAATACTTGCATAGATTATTTCATGTTCATTCCTGAATGTAAGTGACAGCTACCGGGTCGAGACGAGCAAGCGGGCAAGATTTACAATCAGCGCGATAGCTAAAGCAATCGCACTCCCCGGCATTGTTTGGGAGTGAAAAAGCTTTAGCTTTTTCCAGGTGTTCAGTTGCTTCTCTAATCATCATCGCCAAGATGTTGTCGAATATCTGGGGGGTTAGGTGGCATCCATTTTGTAGCCGTAGCCGCGCACGGTTTTCAATAACTTCAGCTCGTATTCGTCATCGATCTTGCGCCGCAGTTGCCGGATGTACACGTCGACCACATTGGTCAAGGGGTCGGCACTGTAACCCCAGACTTGTTCCAGGATGCGGGTGCGGCTCAAGACTTTGCCGGGCATGCGCATGAAACACTCCAGCAAGGCAAATTCCTTGGGGGTGAGTTCGATGGCCTGGTCGCCGCGTTTGACTTCATGGGTGGCCACATTCAAAACCAAATCGGCAATTTGCAGTTCCTTGGAATCCAGTTTGATTTCACCGCTACGCCGGCGCATCAAGACCTCGATACGGGCCAATAGTTCTTCGAAGGCGAAGGGCTTGGTCATGTAATCATCGGCGCCCGAACGCAAGCCGGTGACTTTATCCTGCACGGTATCCCGGGCCGTCAGCATCAGGATGGGGGTGTCCACGCCCTTGTCGCGCAAGCGTTCGCAGACTTCGCGGCCATTGATGTCGGGTAAGCCCAAATCAAGAATGATGGCTTGAAACTGCCCTTCAGTGCCAATGGCGATGGCGTCCTGGCCGCAACGCGCGACTTCCACACCATAACTTTCGGCTTTGAGGCCACGCTCGATGAAATCGGCGATACGTTTGTCGTCTTCCACTAACAGAATACGCATGAGGCCGTGTTCTATCGGTGCGTTGGCTTTGGCAGGGTGTTCATTCATGTCGTCGTATCCTCGTCTGGAAACATCAGCGGTAATGTCACGGTAAAGGTGGAGCCTAAGTTCTCGGTGCTGCTCACCTCAATCCGGCCGCCGTGCGCCTTCAAGATCGATCGAGCCAGCGGCAAGCCCAACCCGGAACCGTCGTCGCGAGAATGGCGAGCGTTGTCGCTACGAAAATGGCGTTCGAAAATCCGCTCCAAATCTTGCGATGGTATACCGATGCCCTGGTCGGTCAAACTAATGCATACCGTTTTGTCTTCCTGCCACAAGGCAATGTTGATATGGCTACCCGGTTTCGAATAACGGCAGGCATTATCGCCCAGGATGAACAGCACTTGCCGCAGTCGCTGTTTGTCGCCGTGGACCCAGATGGCCTGGGTCGGCGCACCAAAGGATACGGTGATCGCGCTGTCTTCGGCCATGACCTTGATGTCGTCGACGCTACCGGATACGAGTTCGGTCAGATTCATGTTATCCCATTCGAACTGAAGATTGGCGGTTTCTATCCGGGCCAGGAACAGCAAGTCGTTGACGTACTTACCCAGCTGCATCGAGAGATCGATGATGCGTTGCAGGGCGTCTTTATACTCATCCGGATCACGATCCCGGCCGCGCAAGGTTA
Proteins encoded:
- a CDS encoding DUF2076 domain-containing protein codes for the protein MNPQERDQLNQFLQQLTDVKLTAKDSEAEALIRDAITRQPDAAYLLVQRCLLQDRALLAAQSRISELQDQLKQQQTATSATGFLNDNPWATASAADNRVPGASNYQMPPRAVPGNMNLAQAAPQNQASGMGSSFLGNVATTAAGVVAGSFLFQGINNLLGNHHSPSPSQAQTGGEQHAAEPQPAEQTVINNYYGDADQAVQHADYNPFLASDDSEGFFDDGGSESDWI
- a CDS encoding PEP-CTERM sorting domain-containing protein — protein: MFKKKLLVLTLITLGLSMITTAVVAKTNGNSNSGGFNNGSGNNGNNGGANNGSGNNGNNGGTNNGSGNNGNNGGTNNGSGNNGNNGGTDNSGVDELDLGNQALNDVTDAAVVPQTESLPSGIVVEDQRPAGSVPEPGTFLLLGLGGLAMRLRGRRTNQ
- a CDS encoding RNA recognition motif domain-containing protein translates to MYMIVKNLPKSINIDELADGLQSLLKGGLFHKKGQIKAIKMIALVNKERRIIERHALVRLCSESARLRLIKAFNGSEYKKHLQIGDDSSNCPKELTASNFVVRSWRNDRRQSSEVESRKRNHRQQERRRPDLSVYPLLEKTF
- a CDS encoding response regulator; this encodes MPIQLVLADDHPLVLNGLMQLFANEPDIEVLACCTDGEAALQSVTETQPEILLLDLRMPKLDGISVLQALRKLETPIKVIVLTAGVDENEISKAIQLGAQGVVLKEAAPETLLKCVRKVHAGGKWLDADNVLAALARWQKQEADQRQLKQILTAREMNLVELVANGYSNKQIADHCFISEGTVKVHLHNVYEKLGIKSRLELCLYAREKGLG
- a CDS encoding sensor histidine kinase, with the protein product MQTLSPLTRTERIIILSRIVLAAFSLLAIWLDPLEPEATASATFRILQVYFIYAACLLPVLLWLPLKIRQIGLFSHIIDVCLYSLLVTITQGSTSPFFSYFIFALLAAALRWQKIGILWSALAFLCLLLASGSFLEFEMHHADGGFELNRFIIRNVHLTIVALLLINLTTYEHQLRQELNKLSQWPLQLPSDTDLHVFVREILAYAVDLLETPRILMLWEEFEEPHNYLALWESDHLYWQKLEPSAYQACIAPTLADCHFLSKNIGAPNSRMLCMSPSGLAYRAGPGIDPLLIAKHAIQAVIGLSLKGQTFRGYLLLLDKPALNLDDLSLGILAAQQIATRIDQFYLHLLQQKTTAIEERIKMARDLHDGVLQTLTGIALQVKNIEHLAGKDPPAAQDALENLGLLIQAEQRHLRQFIQQLKPSDTGYPNTFADLDRRLQEIAHIIEQQWNLQVSIAIEPRLLPIRLNCLEDFYHLIREALINSARHADATQARVQLNISRASINIEINDNGIGFPFTGCYDLAKLSATGLGPKSLMDRTRALGGTLTIQSHRGYVKLLISLPTTSVLSAPLPNFNAATEQT
- a CDS encoding lytic transglycosylase domain-containing protein, which codes for MNRILIKLVLLPFVLLLLNACSSTAPVAKRDKATQYRAIAPKQAPDLNRRYSTLTYSGIFPKPGALEPAVEFWRKTYAVWQRSEVAYHDDRYMDVIYEVATLPGYVAEGLTSEQKQVMNERRDFWKARLAGLESKLRFNAPLDAQDKQLIAKLESSGRPLTAILPGASDRVRAQRGTKERFKRGLEISGRYNLQFRKIFRDAGLPEELAYLPHVESSFQPAARSSAGAVGMWQFTKAAAQTFMPGNDAVDRRLDPFASANGAARYLSYAYGKLGDWPSALTSYNHGIGGMKRAQNRVGRDFVRIVEEYDGPAFGFASRNYYAQFLAAREIAVNPDPFFPEGISYELPVSPDQYLAAD
- a CDS encoding dienelactone hydrolase family protein, producing MSHFFSPSALMLLSLLSILSALQGCATPAEKFNLTATELGFTSQELDGMPYRHRFFLNPQARDANHIAELHVYLDGDGTPWQSGTRIADDPTPRNPLILEMMKIDRAPAILLGRPCYYGLSRSNACNESLWTSHRYSSEVVTSMQAALERWVSARKIKRLSLIGFSGGGALATLLAPRLERVATVITIAGNLDVRAWSQHHRYLEPTGSLNPMLDAHIPEQVRQIHMAGLKDRNVPARIIESFSASQHSALYLPYAEYDHACCWLDIWPEILKQHLPPQDH
- a CDS encoding response regulator transcription factor, which codes for MNEHPAKANAPIEHGLMRILLVEDDKRIADFIERGLKAESYGVEVARCGQDAIAIGTEGQFQAIILDLGLPDINGREVCERLRDKGVDTPILMLTARDTVQDKVTGLRSGADDYMTKPFAFEELLARIEVLMRRRSGEIKLDSKELQIADLVLNVATHEVKRGDQAIELTPKEFALLECFMRMPGKVLSRTRILEQVWGYSADPLTNVVDVYIRQLRRKIDDEYELKLLKTVRGYGYKMDAT